In Cydia fagiglandana chromosome 16, ilCydFagi1.1, whole genome shotgun sequence, the following are encoded in one genomic region:
- the LOC134671939 gene encoding transcription factor HNF-4 homolog isoform X1 produces the protein MFNCVENNNYLGAKEVRSNGPGKKTINENMGLCDEDSDMQLETSSSEASAGSSAAVSQHCAICGDRATGKHYGASSCDGCKGFFRRSVRKNHLYTCRFSRNCVVDKDKRNQCRYCRLRKCFKAGMKKEAVQNERDRINCRRPSYEEPTQANGLSVVSLLNAELLSRKVIDETINVSDAEINNRKLAKINDVCDSIKQQLLILVEWAKYIPAFTELHLDDQVALLRAHAGEHLLLGCARRSLHLKDVLLLGNNCIIAKHNIDGRMDIDISMIGMRVMDEIVKPLREIDIDDTEFACLKAIVFFDPNAKGLSQPQKIKQLRYQVQINLEDYISDRQYDGRGRFGELLLSLPPLQSITWQMIEQIQFAKLFGVAHIDSLLQEMLLGGEIIARIRTVRRLSVFWRVTAEPAAAAEHQVADDRVDTVREVVWSRTHR, from the exons ACAGCGACATGCAGCTAGAGACGAGCAGCAGCGAGGCGAGCGCCGGCAGCTCGGCGGCCGTGTCGCAGCACTGCGCCATCTGCGGCGACCGCGCCACCGGCAAGCACTACGGCGCCAGCTCCTGCGACGGCTGCAAGGGATTCTTCCGGCGCAGCGTGCGCAAGAACCACCTCTACACCTGCAG GTTCAGCAGAAATTGCGTAGTGGATAAGGACAAAAGAAATCAATGCAGATATTGTAGGTTAAGAAAATGCTTTAAAGCCGGCATGAAGAAAGAAG CTGTCCAAAACGAGCGAGACCGTATCAACTGCCGGCGGCCGTCGTACGAGGAGCCCACGCAAGCCAACGGGCTCTCCGTCGTGTCCCTGCTCAACGCCGAGCTGCTCAGCAGGAAGGTCATAGACGAG ACCATCAACGTGTCTGATGCTGAGATCAATAACCGCAAGCTGGCGAAGATCAACGACGTGTGCGACTCCATCAAACAGCAGCTGCTGATCCTCGTAGAATGGGCCAAGTACATCCCCGCCTTCACTGAGCTCCACCTCGACGACCAG GTGGCGCTGCTGCGCGCGCACGCGGGCGAGCACCTGCTGCTGGGCTGCGCGCGCCGCTCGCTGCACCTCAAGGACGTGCTGCTGCTCGGCAACAACTGCATCATCGCCAAACACAACATCG ACGGGCGTATGGACATAGACATCAGCATGATCGGGATGCGAGTGATGGACGAGATCGTGAAACCGCTGCGGGAGATCGACATCGACGACACAGAGTTCGCCTGCCTCAAGGCCATCGTCTTCTTCGACCCTA ACGCTAAAGGCCTATCACAACCGCAGAAGATCAAGCAGCTCCGCTACCAAGTGCAGATAAACCTGGAGGACTACATCAGCGACCGGCAGTACGACGGCCGCGGCCGCTTCGGCGAGCTGCTGCTGAGCCTGCCGCCGCTGCAGAGCATCACGTGGCAGATGATCGAGCAGATACAGTTCGCGAAGCTGTTTGGAGTCGCACACATCGATAGTTTGCTGCAGGAGATGCTTCTTGGAGGTGAGATAATTGCTAGAATTAGAACAGTTCGACGCTTGTCGGTATTTTGGAGAGTTACTGCTGAGCCTGCTGCCGCTGCAGAGCATCAGGTGGCAGATGATCGAGTAGATACAGTTCGCGAAGTTGTTTGGAGTCGCACACATCGATAG
- the LOC134671939 gene encoding hepatocyte nuclear factor 4-gamma isoform X2 yields MPVFGCEMLTSSELCPMGYGTAPEYMLPGPAITWDKPQERQTFNFTHRSLSEELNRQPLATTVYNNNSGDSDMQLETSSSEASAGSSAAVSQHCAICGDRATGKHYGASSCDGCKGFFRRSVRKNHLYTCRFSRNCVVDKDKRNQCRYCRLRKCFKAGMKKEAVQNERDRINCRRPSYEEPTQANGLSVVSLLNAELLSRKVIDETINVSDAEINNRKLAKINDVCDSIKQQLLILVEWAKYIPAFTELHLDDQVALLRAHAGEHLLLGCARRSLHLKDVLLLGNNCIIAKHNIDGRMDIDISMIGMRVMDEIVKPLREIDIDDTEFACLKAIVFFDPNAKGLSQPQKIKQLRYQVQINLEDYISDRQYDGRGRFGELLLSLPPLQSITWQMIEQIQFAKLFGVAHIDSLLQEMLLGGACAEPTAEAPGASPPPAQAQTAGSPPLVPQLPDAAMFPPPFKQEPNMSPEHSSRIMKNGDIIML; encoded by the exons ATGCCAGTGTTCGGTTGCGAGATGTTGACATCGTCGGAGCTCTGCCCCATGGGGTACGGAACGGCGCCAGAGTACATGCTTCCGGGGCCCGCCATCACCTGGGACAAGCCTCAGGAGAGGCAGACCTTCAATTTCACGCATAGGAGTCTCTCGGAAGAGCTGAATCGCCAACCATTGGCCACCACTGTGTACAATAATAATAGCGGAG ACAGCGACATGCAGCTAGAGACGAGCAGCAGCGAGGCGAGCGCCGGCAGCTCGGCGGCCGTGTCGCAGCACTGCGCCATCTGCGGCGACCGCGCCACCGGCAAGCACTACGGCGCCAGCTCCTGCGACGGCTGCAAGGGATTCTTCCGGCGCAGCGTGCGCAAGAACCACCTCTACACCTGCAG GTTCAGCAGAAATTGCGTAGTGGATAAGGACAAAAGAAATCAATGCAGATATTGTAGGTTAAGAAAATGCTTTAAAGCCGGCATGAAGAAAGAAG CTGTCCAAAACGAGCGAGACCGTATCAACTGCCGGCGGCCGTCGTACGAGGAGCCCACGCAAGCCAACGGGCTCTCCGTCGTGTCCCTGCTCAACGCCGAGCTGCTCAGCAGGAAGGTCATAGACGAG ACCATCAACGTGTCTGATGCTGAGATCAATAACCGCAAGCTGGCGAAGATCAACGACGTGTGCGACTCCATCAAACAGCAGCTGCTGATCCTCGTAGAATGGGCCAAGTACATCCCCGCCTTCACTGAGCTCCACCTCGACGACCAG GTGGCGCTGCTGCGCGCGCACGCGGGCGAGCACCTGCTGCTGGGCTGCGCGCGCCGCTCGCTGCACCTCAAGGACGTGCTGCTGCTCGGCAACAACTGCATCATCGCCAAACACAACATCG ACGGGCGTATGGACATAGACATCAGCATGATCGGGATGCGAGTGATGGACGAGATCGTGAAACCGCTGCGGGAGATCGACATCGACGACACAGAGTTCGCCTGCCTCAAGGCCATCGTCTTCTTCGACCCTA ACGCTAAAGGCCTATCACAACCGCAGAAGATCAAGCAGCTCCGCTACCAAGTGCAGATAAACCTGGAGGACTACATCAGCGACCGGCAGTACGACGGCCGCGGCCGCTTCGGCGAGCTGCTGCTGAGCCTGCCGCCGCTGCAGAGCATCACGTGGCAGATGATCGAGCAGATACAGTTCGCGAAGCTGTTTGGAGTCGCACACATCGATAGTTTGCTGCAGGAGATGCTTCTTGGAG GCGCATGCGCCGAGCCGACCGCGGAGGCGCCGGGCGCGTCCCCTCCACCCGCGCAGGCGCAGACGGCGGGCTCGCCGCCGCTGGTGCCGCAGCTGCCCGACGCCGCCATGTTCCCGCCGCCCTTCAAGCAGGAGCCCAACAT GAGCCCTGAGCACTCATCCCGCATCATGAAGAATGGCGACATAATCATGTTATAA